A region of Chloracidobacterium sp. DNA encodes the following proteins:
- a CDS encoding M61 family metallopeptidase, whose product MYQETPAQRKRPKSTKPAATEAKPVAPEIAYTISMHKPWTHLLEVEMSVKWAQMPEKIELKMPVWTPGSYMVREYARHLQDFSAKDVAGNQVTWRKVNKNTWQIDSKAVKDLLVTYRIYANELTVRTNELNDQHAFWNNSATLLFVKDQIAARSTVKVNPYGNWKIATGLPPVADAPNTFVAENFDVLYDSPFEVSDFNETTFDVQGKKHRIVITGEGNYDLKKLAADTAKIAEEGYKIFGELPYNDYLFIINLRGGGGLEHSNSTALQTDRFSFKPDARYKGFLGLVAHELFHAWNVKRIRPDSLGPFDYENENYTKLLWVAEGMTAYYEGILLRRAGLITEKKFLEDKAAQIKQLQETPGRFETSLEEASFDAWIKYYRQDENAVNNQVSYYDKGEIVNMMLDVTIRTASNGARSSDDVLRYLYTEFFKKGKNYTPEDFQKAAELMAGKSLADFFDKYVRGTDEIDYSVIVNGIGLELAAKESNSSKAYFGAELTQNSDRLTIRSIPAGTPAFEQGLNTGDQIVSIDGYRASQTFLQTYIGSKKPNDTIKLTIFRFDKLREINFTLGSDNRKEYDFLRVSEPTDAQKNLYKQYLNADF is encoded by the coding sequence ATGTATCAAGAAACTCCGGCTCAAAGGAAGAGGCCAAAAAGCACAAAACCAGCCGCAACGGAAGCAAAACCAGTCGCGCCTGAGATCGCTTACACGATCTCGATGCATAAGCCGTGGACGCATTTGCTGGAAGTAGAAATGAGTGTCAAATGGGCGCAAATGCCCGAAAAGATCGAACTGAAAATGCCTGTGTGGACTCCCGGCAGCTACATGGTGCGCGAATACGCTCGGCATCTTCAAGATTTTTCGGCTAAGGACGTCGCCGGAAATCAAGTGACGTGGCGCAAAGTGAATAAGAACACATGGCAGATCGACAGTAAGGCGGTAAAGGACCTGCTGGTGACATATCGAATTTACGCCAACGAGCTTACCGTAAGGACCAACGAACTCAATGACCAACATGCATTCTGGAATAACTCTGCGACACTTCTTTTTGTAAAAGATCAGATAGCAGCACGGTCAACAGTAAAAGTAAATCCTTACGGCAACTGGAAAATCGCAACGGGTTTGCCTCCGGTCGCTGATGCACCAAACACTTTTGTAGCCGAAAATTTCGACGTTCTTTATGATTCGCCGTTTGAGGTCAGTGATTTCAACGAGACAACATTTGATGTCCAAGGAAAGAAACACCGCATCGTAATCACTGGCGAAGGCAATTACGACCTGAAAAAACTTGCAGCAGACACGGCAAAAATCGCCGAAGAGGGCTACAAGATATTTGGTGAACTGCCTTATAACGATTATCTCTTTATCATCAATCTTCGCGGCGGCGGCGGTCTCGAACATTCTAACTCGACTGCACTTCAGACCGACCGGTTTTCGTTCAAGCCGGACGCTAGATATAAGGGCTTTTTGGGGCTTGTAGCTCACGAGCTTTTTCACGCTTGGAATGTAAAGCGCATTCGCCCTGATTCTCTCGGGCCATTTGATTACGAAAATGAAAATTATACAAAGCTGCTGTGGGTTGCCGAGGGAATGACCGCATATTACGAAGGTATTCTACTGCGGCGAGCCGGGCTTATTACAGAAAAGAAGTTTTTGGAGGATAAAGCCGCGCAGATAAAGCAACTTCAAGAAACACCAGGTAGATTTGAAACCAGCCTGGAAGAAGCAAGTTTTGATGCTTGGATCAAATATTATCGTCAGGACGAAAATGCTGTGAACAATCAGGTCTCATATTATGATAAGGGTGAAATTGTAAATATGATGCTCGACGTGACGATTCGTACCGCGTCCAATGGAGCCCGATCTTCCGACGATGTGCTGAGATACCTTTATACGGAATTTTTTAAGAAAGGAAAGAACTATACTCCAGAGGATTTTCAAAAAGCAGCAGAACTGATGGCAGGAAAGAGCCTTGCCGATTTCTTCGACAAATATGTGCGCGGTACGGATGAGATTGATTATTCGGTAATTGTTAACGGTATCGGGCTTGAGCTTGCAGCAAAAGAATCAAACAGCAGCAAAGCTTACTTTGGAGCGGAATTGACTCAGAATAGCGATCGTTTGACGATCAGATCGATCCCCGCTGGCACACCTGCATTCGAACAGGGCTTGAACACCGGCGACCAGATCGTTTCGATTGACGGCTATCGTGCCAGCCAGACATTTTTGCAAACTTATATTGGCAGTAAAAAGCCGAATGATACGATAAAGCTCACGATCTTTCGGTTTGATAAGCTTCGTGAGATCAATTTTACATTGGGAAGCGACAATAGGAAGGAATACGACTTTTTGCGAGTTTCTGAACCGACGGACGCACAGAAGAATCTGTATAAACAGTATCTCAATGCAGACTTCTAG
- a CDS encoding MFS transporter, protein MQEEQITEDDQAEKFFTTPLLIIFTTIFIDLIGFGMVIPILPYYANTPPFSATPRDIGFLVASYSLMQFFFSPVLGRLSDKYGRRPILFISLLGSALGYFVIGFANTLFLVFLGRIIGGITGGNISTAQAYIADVTSKKNRAKGMGLFGAAFGLGFILGPAIAGILSKYGVHVPFFFAAALSFINAVALYFILPESLKPSSRAIISERKNRIRDLFESLRHKEFREVNIVYFLLVTSFSIMTYAFVLYTAYRYEYTPEQNGYLFAFVGTVAIVGQGLLFGRLANRFGEVPLVVVGCLLMVVSLFVVPLVGPNAGGLGGLLIGTAILSFGNALASPGLTSLASKTADEHEQGRALGIMQSAASLARAIGPIVGGFLLNNSLNAIDDFTLYRTFWTASAIMFVAFLVAVYFARTVKKETLV, encoded by the coding sequence ATGCAAGAGGAACAAATTACCGAAGACGACCAAGCAGAAAAATTCTTTACCACGCCTCTCCTTATTATATTCACAACAATTTTTATTGACCTCATTGGCTTTGGAATGGTCATCCCGATCTTGCCGTACTACGCCAATACGCCGCCATTCAGTGCGACACCGCGCGACATAGGATTTTTGGTGGCCTCTTACTCGCTGATGCAGTTCTTTTTCTCGCCCGTACTCGGACGTCTCTCAGATAAATACGGCCGGCGGCCAATTTTGTTTATCAGTCTGCTCGGGTCGGCACTTGGATATTTTGTGATTGGGTTTGCAAATACTCTTTTTCTTGTCTTTCTTGGCCGCATTATCGGCGGCATCACCGGCGGAAATATTTCGACCGCTCAGGCATACATCGCTGACGTTACCTCAAAGAAAAACCGCGCAAAAGGCATGGGATTATTTGGAGCCGCGTTTGGACTCGGGTTTATTCTTGGCCCGGCAATAGCTGGAATACTGAGCAAATATGGTGTTCATGTTCCGTTTTTCTTTGCCGCCGCTCTTTCTTTCATCAATGCAGTCGCTCTCTATTTCATTCTGCCGGAATCACTAAAACCGAGTTCAAGAGCCATAATTTCCGAGCGTAAAAATCGCATCCGCGACTTATTTGAATCACTTAGGCACAAAGAATTTCGGGAAGTCAATATCGTTTATTTCCTGCTTGTAACGTCTTTTTCGATAATGACTTATGCGTTTGTTCTATATACAGCATACCGTTACGAATACACGCCTGAACAGAACGGTTATCTATTTGCGTTTGTCGGCACCGTGGCAATTGTCGGGCAAGGGCTATTGTTTGGACGGCTCGCAAATAGATTCGGTGAAGTTCCGTTGGTCGTTGTCGGCTGCTTGTTAATGGTCGTGAGCCTGTTCGTAGTCCCGCTTGTTGGACCAAATGCCGGCGGTCTCGGCGGTTTACTTATCGGAACAGCCATTTTGTCATTTGGCAACGCACTTGCTTCACCGGGATTGACAAGCCTTGCTTCAAAGACGGCGGACGAGCATGAGCAGGGACGAGCCTTGGGAATAATGCAATCCGCAGCCAGCTTAGCCAGAGCGATCGGGCCGATAGTCGGCGGTTTTCTTCTAAACAACTCACTCAATGCGATCGACGATTTTACGCTTTATCGAACGTTTTGGACTGCGTCTGCAATAATGTTTGTTGCGTTTTTGGTGGCGGTGTATTTTGCTAGAACGGTAAAGAAGGAAACTCTTGTGTGA
- a CDS encoding PAS domain S-box protein: MKEKMLTSWSLIWLLACVLFVTAAALNLSQRSFQNLPPTDGISWIQRSDGIYAAKVTPGLAGSRAGISVGDKLLGIGLDGEKTEEVTSPADVQMFLETAGVDGNLTYFYQKPTYSFANNYYFADLRHIDPIQRWSPSIIFLSIVGVIWLGVGIFVLFKQGSRSPFVLHFATVCLAAFIFHTYKAIGIGKDFDLAIDLLDNIALAFFVPLFVHFCIRYPIRSAVFTNPRWKTYVLYVPATIFSLALIFFSLVPQFWPDSSLTERLARLIDSVDLFGVLYRENFYHFVIGISAGASLLVWRFFRFRQPVVRQRLKWTMWGTIAAIVPVVLMQLVERLGFPIPDDNFSTAITTLPLALIPLSFGHSVVRYRLMDVDVVVRRALVYAMTTIAIAMMIGAVALGLVFLAVGNNLSTTEITLRALIALIAMAAIVLLSEPLKKFLQERADRFFYGERYDMRQGLLDFGKTLSATTALGPLLDGLTERICQVLDVQKVAVFVEDEKAVEHYRIAKSVGFTEEYKIPADFRTMIRQKSTLSGVVRADEFDRQDHEIIHAVSNGNGSGKKPLRQELHYFVPCVVGGKMVAVIGLGRASDGSLLSSEDLEILKTISGYVAVAIENSQLYGQQKQHTEELALLKEFNESIVESVNVGLLAVDENGRITRCNSPFEEMIGLDRNQAVGKLVEEIFDESFALNLENILGKSRWHLTEVRNAYKLHTYDAGGHSLILNVAVAPLRSISNQQTGAIIVLENVSSRVKLEETLQQSEKLSSIGLLAAGVAHEVNTPLTGVSSYTQMLLGMIPETDPKHALLQKMQRQTDRASNIVGNLLNFSRSGNSEEFGEIDLNKLLNDTLQLLEPQIRKSNIEILKDYSATPPTISGSGGKLQQVFTNLILNARDAMFNGGTITLKTAVDESGVVVVEVSDTGEGIPAENLKKVFDPFFTTKEVGSGTGLGLAVSYGIIQEHSGTIEARSTPGEGATFRLVFPTANANDRKRAIS, from the coding sequence ATGAAAGAGAAAATGTTGACAAGTTGGAGCCTGATATGGCTTCTGGCCTGCGTGCTGTTTGTAACAGCCGCTGCCCTAAACTTGTCTCAACGATCCTTTCAAAATCTGCCTCCGACAGACGGAATTAGTTGGATCCAAAGATCCGACGGCATTTACGCAGCTAAGGTAACTCCTGGATTAGCAGGTTCGCGAGCCGGGATTTCGGTTGGTGACAAGCTGCTCGGCATCGGTCTCGATGGCGAAAAAACTGAAGAGGTAACCTCGCCTGCCGACGTGCAGATGTTTCTGGAGACGGCCGGAGTTGACGGAAACCTCACATATTTTTACCAAAAGCCCACTTATTCGTTTGCCAATAATTACTACTTCGCGGATCTCCGGCATATAGATCCGATCCAAAGATGGAGCCCGTCGATAATTTTTCTCTCGATCGTCGGAGTGATCTGGCTGGGAGTGGGTATTTTCGTGCTTTTCAAGCAGGGAAGCCGTTCGCCATTTGTCTTGCATTTTGCGACGGTTTGTCTCGCCGCGTTTATTTTTCACACCTACAAGGCAATTGGGATCGGCAAGGATTTTGACCTTGCTATTGATCTTCTAGATAACATTGCTCTTGCTTTTTTTGTTCCGCTTTTTGTTCACTTTTGCATTCGCTATCCGATACGAAGCGCCGTTTTTACAAATCCGCGTTGGAAAACATACGTTCTGTATGTTCCGGCGACAATATTTTCGCTGGCCCTGATATTTTTCTCTCTCGTTCCCCAGTTCTGGCCGGACTCTTCGCTGACTGAAAGACTTGCTCGTCTCATTGACAGTGTTGACCTATTTGGTGTGTTGTATCGTGAGAATTTCTATCATTTTGTTATTGGAATTTCGGCGGGAGCCAGTTTACTAGTGTGGCGTTTCTTCCGTTTTCGTCAGCCTGTCGTACGCCAGCGGCTAAAGTGGACCATGTGGGGTACAATCGCGGCGATCGTGCCGGTCGTACTAATGCAGTTGGTCGAACGGCTTGGTTTTCCTATCCCTGATGATAATTTCAGTACGGCGATAACCACCTTGCCCCTTGCCTTGATCCCGCTGAGCTTTGGCCACTCGGTTGTCAGGTATCGTTTGATGGACGTCGATGTGGTCGTCCGGCGCGCTTTGGTTTATGCAATGACTACTATAGCCATCGCAATGATGATCGGCGCAGTAGCTCTAGGTCTCGTGTTTTTAGCTGTCGGGAATAACCTCTCAACGACGGAGATCACTCTCAGGGCTTTGATCGCCCTGATCGCGATGGCTGCAATTGTCCTCCTCAGTGAGCCTTTGAAAAAATTTCTGCAAGAGCGTGCGGACAGATTCTTTTATGGCGAGCGTTATGACATGCGTCAAGGCTTGCTTGATTTTGGGAAGACCCTGTCTGCCACAACCGCCCTTGGACCGCTATTGGATGGCTTGACTGAGCGCATCTGTCAGGTACTCGATGTTCAAAAAGTCGCGGTTTTTGTCGAAGACGAAAAGGCAGTCGAACATTATCGAATAGCAAAGTCTGTCGGCTTTACCGAAGAGTATAAGATACCGGCTGATTTTCGAACGATGATACGTCAAAAATCAACGCTGAGCGGTGTTGTAAGAGCGGATGAATTTGACCGGCAAGACCATGAGATAATACACGCCGTTTCAAATGGAAACGGCTCCGGCAAAAAACCCTTGCGGCAGGAATTGCACTATTTTGTTCCCTGCGTTGTAGGCGGCAAGATGGTTGCCGTGATCGGATTGGGACGAGCTAGTGACGGCTCGCTGCTGTCGTCGGAGGATCTTGAGATCCTGAAGACGATATCCGGCTACGTTGCCGTTGCTATCGAAAACAGTCAACTTTACGGCCAGCAAAAACAGCATACGGAAGAGCTTGCACTGCTCAAAGAATTTAACGAATCGATCGTCGAATCGGTCAATGTAGGCTTGCTTGCCGTTGACGAGAATGGGCGTATTACACGATGCAATTCGCCGTTCGAAGAAATGATCGGCCTTGATCGCAATCAGGCGGTCGGTAAACTAGTAGAAGAGATTTTTGACGAAAGCTTCGCCCTAAATCTGGAGAATATTCTCGGAAAGTCTCGCTGGCATCTGACCGAGGTACGAAACGCCTACAAACTTCATACTTATGATGCGGGCGGGCATTCATTGATCCTTAACGTAGCCGTTGCGCCGCTTCGATCGATCTCAAACCAGCAAACCGGTGCGATTATCGTGCTCGAGAACGTTTCGTCTCGAGTTAAGCTCGAAGAAACGTTGCAGCAAAGCGAGAAACTGTCCAGTATTGGCCTGCTTGCGGCCGGCGTCGCTCATGAGGTCAACACCCCTTTGACAGGTGTTTCGAGTTATACGCAGATGCTGCTAGGCATGATCCCGGAAACTGACCCAAAACACGCGCTGCTTCAAAAGATGCAGCGCCAGACAGATCGTGCATCGAATATTGTCGGTAATCTTCTTAATTTTTCACGCTCGGGCAATTCGGAAGAATTTGGAGAGATCGACCTCAATAAGCTTTTGAACGATACCCTTCAATTGCTTGAACCGCAGATCAGAAAATCAAATATCGAGATCTTAAAGGACTACTCAGCAACTCCCCCAACGATCTCAGGCAGCGGTGGAAAACTGCAGCAGGTTTTCACAAATTTGATACTCAATGCTCGCGACGCGATGTTTAACGGCGGAACAATCACGCTTAAGACGGCTGTTGATGAAAGCGGAGTTGTTGTAGTGGAGGTGTCTGATACGGGTGAAGGTATTCCCGCTGAAAACCTAAAGAAAGTGTTTGACCCGTTTTTTACCACAAAAGAAGTGGGTTCCGGCACCGGTCTTGGCCTTGCCGTTTCATATGGAATTATCCAGGAACATTCCGGAACGATAGAAGCCCGAAGCACGCCTGGCGAAGGTGCGACTTTCAGACTTGTATTTCCAACGGCTAATGCAAACGACCGTAAACGAGCGATCAGTTAG
- a CDS encoding TonB-dependent receptor, translating to MGFSIKGKRVFLTLFILLMPLSAAFAAAPTANSSVVTSKTGTIRGVIRDDGGSPIAAATVAIFRAGTSRLLKQVVSSPDGSFLAKIVPGTYTVLAVAQGFNPTYLFGVEVGKAADLSYGFKLERAGSGDTLPEKRLDRNSSKWRIRGAQTQRSIYQNQEGNEPIDEDVTAANTLPNTDSEEHTSRRRGQTVVESYVAGSESGNYAVVNFATLIPVNENTEVVVAGQTGTGKISPQRFEADMKLRSGENHQLRFNSAASWLGNIVAANKEKPLGQFSFQALDEWKVREGIVLVFGIDYSRFVGAGNDDSLSPRLGLQYDLNSKTRFRTSYTTQTEEKTWARAIELEGESVSFVEPVSVADLVLADGKPQINKSRRLEFGIERVIDDSSSVDTNVFFDTTLGRGVGLNSLSFDTLGGEGFGDFVADQQGKAQGISIVYTRRLSKLLTASGGYSYGSGQALSTEAITDPSHVFENDFFQSFFGQLAAELTSGTSFRTVFRLSPRATVFAIDPFRGRLAIYDPGLSVMVTQILPTFGLPLRAEAIIDGRNLLDFQSGIFGEEGSLKLTGHQRMLRGGIQVRF from the coding sequence ATGGGTTTTTCGATAAAAGGGAAAAGAGTTTTCCTGACTCTGTTCATTTTGCTCATGCCGTTGTCGGCGGCATTTGCTGCTGCGCCTACGGCAAATTCCAGTGTTGTTACGTCAAAGACTGGAACAATAAGGGGAGTTATCCGGGACGATGGCGGAAGCCCAATTGCAGCAGCCACAGTTGCGATCTTTCGTGCGGGCACCTCGCGACTTTTAAAGCAGGTTGTATCGTCTCCTGACGGCAGCTTTCTGGCAAAGATAGTCCCTGGAACCTATACTGTCCTTGCCGTTGCACAAGGGTTTAACCCCACATACCTTTTTGGTGTCGAAGTTGGCAAGGCCGCTGATCTGAGCTATGGATTTAAACTTGAGCGAGCAGGCAGCGGAGACACTCTTCCTGAAAAACGTCTGGATAGAAATAGCTCTAAATGGCGTATTCGCGGTGCACAGACGCAAAGGTCTATTTACCAAAATCAAGAAGGTAATGAGCCTATTGACGAAGATGTGACTGCTGCGAACACTTTGCCCAACACCGATTCGGAAGAGCATACGTCACGTCGAAGAGGCCAGACGGTTGTCGAATCGTATGTAGCCGGATCCGAAAGTGGAAACTATGCAGTGGTGAATTTTGCGACGCTAATTCCGGTCAATGAAAATACTGAAGTAGTGGTTGCCGGACAGACCGGAACGGGCAAAATTTCTCCGCAGCGATTCGAAGCTGATATGAAACTGCGTTCTGGCGAAAACCATCAGCTTCGATTTAATTCTGCTGCAAGTTGGTTGGGAAATATTGTTGCTGCGAACAAAGAAAAGCCGCTCGGACAGTTTTCGTTTCAGGCACTTGATGAATGGAAAGTTCGCGAAGGAATAGTTCTTGTTTTTGGCATCGATTACTCACGTTTTGTTGGTGCGGGTAACGATGATTCATTATCACCGCGATTAGGGCTTCAGTACGATCTCAATTCAAAGACGCGTTTCCGAACTTCTTACACCACTCAGACAGAAGAAAAAACATGGGCCAGAGCCATTGAACTTGAAGGCGAGAGTGTCTCATTTGTCGAGCCGGTCTCGGTTGCAGATCTTGTCCTTGCTGACGGCAAGCCGCAGATCAACAAGAGCCGCCGCCTCGAATTTGGCATCGAGCGTGTGATAGACGACTCTTCGAGTGTTGATACTAATGTGTTTTTTGATACAACTCTGGGAAGGGGCGTGGGCCTGAACAGCTTATCATTTGACACACTTGGCGGAGAGGGATTTGGCGATTTTGTCGCCGATCAGCAAGGCAAGGCTCAGGGAATCAGCATTGTTTACACGCGACGTCTCAGCAAACTGCTTACGGCATCTGGCGGCTATTCATATGGCAGCGGCCAGGCACTTTCCACGGAGGCTATCACCGATCCGTCCCATGTCTTTGAAAACGATTTCTTTCAGTCATTCTTCGGCCAATTGGCGGCCGAATTAACGTCTGGTACGAGTTTTAGAACCGTCTTTCGTCTCTCACCGAGAGCGACAGTTTTTGCTATAGACCCATTTAGGGGCAGACTTGCTATCTACGATCCCGGCCTTAGCGTTATGGTCACTCAGATCCTGCCCACTTTTGGGCTGCCCTTACGAGCAGAGGCGATTATTGACGGCCGAAATCTGCTGGATTTCCAGTCAGGCATCTTTGGTGAAGAGGGAAGTCTAAAATTAACAGGCCATCAGCGAATGCTCCGTGGCGGCATACAAGTCCGATTCTAG
- a CDS encoding response regulator transcription factor codes for MRRTILIYGIAMAALLALLKVAEYRYFVRDIPLEFYIGLVAVMFTALGVWAGLRLTRPKIVEISVPAISAPFELDDANLKKFGISKREYEVLELLSHGLSNLEIAEKLFISNSTVKTHVSNVLAKLDASRRTQAIRRAKEFRLIP; via the coding sequence ATGCGAAGAACAATATTGATCTACGGCATCGCAATGGCGGCACTTCTCGCCCTGCTGAAGGTGGCCGAGTACCGATATTTTGTCCGTGATATCCCGCTTGAGTTTTATATCGGACTGGTAGCTGTGATGTTTACAGCATTGGGAGTTTGGGCGGGCCTTCGTTTAACTCGTCCAAAGATCGTCGAAATATCTGTACCGGCAATATCAGCACCATTTGAGCTGGACGACGCAAATCTCAAGAAATTTGGCATCAGCAAACGCGAATACGAGGTTCTCGAACTACTTTCCCATGGCCTGTCGAACCTTGAAATAGCCGAAAAGCTCTTTATTTCCAACAGTACGGTCAAAACGCACGTCTCAAATGTTCTCGCCAAACTAGACGCCAGCCGCCGCACCCAAGCGATCAGGCGTGCAAAAGAATTCCGTTTAATTCCATAA
- a CDS encoding DUF4199 domain-containing protein produces MKKVVLTFGLIGGLIIAGLVWVTAILVERRAIGFERLEVVGYASMLIALSMVFFGIKSYRDNYSGGQLRFWKGVQVGVLISLIAGVLYWGGATSYGVANPGFDERFMKQFSDLKVGKLQEQGASEDQIESAKAEVEMMAGLFKNPVLFFLICMVEIMPVGIIVTLISAGLLRKKELLPAAEQV; encoded by the coding sequence ATGAAAAAAGTAGTTTTAACGTTTGGCCTGATCGGGGGCTTAATAATCGCGGGTTTGGTTTGGGTGACGGCGATTCTCGTCGAACGGCGTGCCATCGGTTTTGAGAGGCTTGAGGTTGTCGGTTATGCGAGTATGCTGATCGCGCTCTCGATGGTCTTCTTTGGTATTAAATCATACCGCGACAATTATTCCGGAGGACAACTCAGATTTTGGAAGGGAGTACAGGTCGGTGTGCTGATCTCGCTGATCGCCGGCGTTTTGTATTGGGGCGGAGCAACTTCGTACGGAGTCGCGAATCCGGGCTTTGACGAGCGGTTTATGAAGCAATTCTCTGATCTAAAAGTAGGAAAATTGCAAGAACAAGGAGCCTCCGAGGATCAGATCGAAAGTGCAAAGGCAGAAGTCGAAATGATGGCCGGCCTGTTCAAAAACCCTGTACTTTTCTTCCTGATCTGCATGGTTGAGATAATGCCCGTTGGCATTATCGTAACCTTGATAAGCGCAGGCCTTTTACGCAAGAAAGAGCTTTTGCCGGCAGCCGAACAAGTATGA